From the Phyllopteryx taeniolatus isolate TA_2022b chromosome 20, UOR_Ptae_1.2, whole genome shotgun sequence genome, one window contains:
- the foxh1 gene encoding forkhead box protein H1 encodes MTKHWPGHSLMAPPALSHLGDHRLDSSRPPGHVARSSTVRHRSQQRPAQMVPQHPPPSFSEPSAVHPQEHITGAFMDANQLAPEPSYGNAHEANPKREAERREAPAPRGAKKKNYQRYPKPPYSYLAMIAMVIQRSPEKKLTLSEILKEISTLFPFFKGNYKGWRDSVRHNLSSYDCFVKVLKDPTKPQGKGNFWAVELSCVPMELLKRQNTAVSRQDETIFAQDLAPYILQGHKPESEPARPTDPVTTFPPRNLSPPQEDLFRPKLDSSFAIDSLLHSLRPNSGSGDVDMGCWGETARPQLSPPPRPRYASSARSVSASSASPASTSSSSSEEDWKGGSLHGKRLPPDGQAGSDGYEEYKAPLHKSARRDALAPPWELPTSYAKYAPPNAVAPPSMRFNSGPLMPLHGGLPLYGYGSPHVAPGHFLSHAYWPILPSGRVSVQPPPLIMDLDNMLQSVPPNKSVFDALMPPNQNSHHQPPSQYTLQNGSSLNRYPQY; translated from the exons ATGACAAAGCACTGGCCGGGGCACAGCCTGATGGCACCGCCTGCTCTCAGCCACCTCGGAGACCATCGCCTCGACTCGAGTCGTCCGCCCGGCCACGTAGCGCGGAGCTCCACAGTCCGGCACCGGAGCCAGCAGCGTCCGGCGCAGATGGTCCCCCAGCACCCGCCACCGAGCTTCTCCGAGCCCTCAGCAGTCCACCCGCAGGAGCACATCACCGGCGCATTCATGGATGCTAATCAGTTGGCACCGGAGCCGTCGTACGGGAACGCTCACGAGGCCAACCCCAAACGAGAAGCTGAGCGGCGGGAGGCCCCCGCACCGAGAGGCGCTAAGAAGAAGAACTATCAGCGGTACCCCAAACCGCCCTACTCCTACCTTGCAATGATTGCCATGGTGATCCAACGCTCGCCGGAGAAGAAACTGACTTTATCTGAG ATTCTGAAGGAGATTAGCACCCTCTTTCCATTCTTTAAGGGGAACTACAAAGGCTGGCGGGATTCTGTGCGACACAACCTTTCTTCATATGACTGTTTTGTTAAG GTGTTAAAAGATCCCACCAAGCCCCAGGGCAAAGGTAACTTCTGGGCTGTGGAGCTGAGCTGCGTTCCTATGGAACTCTTAAAGAGGCAGAACACTGCTGTGTCTCGCCAGGATGAGACCATCTTTGCTCAGGATCTGGCCCCTTACATCCTGCAGGGCCACAAGCCGGAATCCGAGCCAGCGCGGCCCACTGACCCGGTGACAACGTTCCCTCCCAGGAACCTCTCCCCACCCCAAGAGGACTTGTTCCGACCCAAGCTGGACTCATCCTTCGCTATTGACTCTTTGCTCCACAGCCTTCGCCCCAACAGCGGCTCTGGGGATGTGGACATGGGCTGTTGGGGCGAGACAGCACGCCCCCAGCTATCGCCCCCTCCGCGACCCCGCTACGCCTCTTCTGCCCGCAGTGTTTCTGCCAGCTCAGCTAGCCCAGCCTCcacctcctcgtcttcctctgaGGAAGACTGGAAGGGGGGGTCCCTACATGGGAAGCGTCTCCCTCCCGATGGTCAAGCGGGATCAGACGGTTATGAGGAATATAAAGCTCCACTACATAAGTCAGCGCGGCGGGATGCTCTTGCACCACCTTGGGAGCTGCCCACCTCCTATGCCAAATACGCCCCACCCAATGCGGTCGCCCCGCCAAGCATGCGGTTCAACAGTGGACCTCTAATGCCCCTACATGGTGGACTTCCTCTTTATGGCTATGGGAGCCCTCATGTGGCGCCGGGTCACTTTCTGAGCCATGCTTACTGGCCCATCCTCCCCAGCGGACGGGTTTCCGTCCAACCCCCTCCGCTCATCATGGACCTGGACAACATGCTGCAGTCTGTGCCACCAAATAAGAGTGTGTTTGACGCACTAATGCCACCCAATCAAAACTCACATCACCAGCCACCCAGTCAGTACACCTTGCAGAATGGGTCGTCCTTAAACCGGTACCCTCAGTATTGA